The Streptomyces sp. RKAG293 genome includes a region encoding these proteins:
- a CDS encoding S41 family peptidase: protein MTILTQTSTVPVVEETAQLLLDHYVFPEAAELLATLLRRRLADGAYDVDSAEELSRLVTEDLQSVNGDRHLRLLHHAEPVPKEKGAATLTSIRRDFDAQLGGVPRVELLDGGVALLELTPMLFPLAWAAEPLAAALTLVARADALVLDVRGNGGGDPDTVAFICSYLLDERTHLNTMHWRDGERLEQSWSLPYVPGARFGGSKPLYVLTSGHTFSAAEELAYDLQQLGRAVVVGEVTRGGAHPRQGWTVHPHLEASIPTGRAINPVSGTDWEGTGVQPDVACTAAEALDRAHALARTRLTAATD from the coding sequence ATGACCATTCTGACGCAGACCAGCACCGTTCCCGTCGTCGAGGAGACGGCCCAACTCCTCCTGGATCACTACGTTTTCCCCGAAGCGGCCGAGCTCCTGGCGACCCTGCTGCGGCGGCGCCTCGCCGACGGGGCGTACGACGTCGACAGCGCGGAGGAGCTCAGCCGACTGGTCACCGAGGACCTGCAGTCGGTCAACGGCGACCGGCACCTGCGGCTGCTCCATCACGCCGAACCGGTGCCGAAGGAGAAGGGCGCTGCCACCCTGACCTCCATACGCAGGGATTTCGACGCCCAGCTCGGCGGAGTTCCCCGGGTGGAGCTGCTGGACGGCGGGGTGGCCCTGCTGGAGCTGACTCCCATGCTCTTCCCGCTGGCATGGGCCGCCGAGCCGCTGGCGGCCGCCCTCACCCTGGTCGCCCGGGCCGACGCCCTTGTTCTGGATGTTCGCGGCAACGGCGGCGGGGACCCGGACACGGTCGCGTTCATCTGCAGCTATCTGCTCGACGAGCGCACCCACCTCAACACCATGCACTGGCGCGACGGTGAACGGTTGGAACAGTCCTGGAGCCTGCCGTACGTCCCCGGAGCACGCTTCGGCGGCAGCAAGCCGCTGTACGTGCTGACCAGCGGCCACACCTTCTCCGCCGCTGAGGAACTGGCCTACGACCTGCAGCAGTTGGGCCGTGCCGTCGTCGTCGGCGAGGTGACGCGCGGCGGTGCGCATCCCCGCCAGGGCTGGACGGTGCACCCGCATCTGGAGGCGAGCATCCCGACCGGCCGGGCGATCAACCCCGTCTCCGGCACCGACTGGGAGGGCACCGGCGTACAGCCGGACGTCGCCTGCACCGCTGCCGAGGCCCTCGACCGTGCCCACGCCCTGGCCCGTACCCGGTTGACGGCCGCCACCGACTGA
- a CDS encoding dienelactone hydrolase family protein gives MSDSLTAETIRITGHGGDEIEAYLARPQGQERRGGVIVIHHMPGYDRGTKEIVRRFAELGYDAICPNLYFREAPGAAPDDAAAVGRANGGVPDARLIGDVSAAAAHLRALPTSNGKVGVIGYCSGGRQSVLAACNLDLDAAVDCYGAFVTGTVPAEFPLRITNLVGQLPRLRAPLLGLFGAEDTYPTPAQVAELGQILTANGKDFEFHSYEGAGHAFFSTNRPAYNVAAANDGWERIAAFYADHLGA, from the coding sequence ATGAGTGATTCCCTGACTGCCGAAACCATCCGGATTACCGGGCACGGCGGCGACGAGATCGAGGCGTACCTGGCCCGGCCCCAGGGCCAGGAGCGGCGCGGGGGCGTCATCGTCATCCACCACATGCCCGGCTACGACCGGGGCACCAAGGAGATCGTCCGCCGCTTCGCCGAGCTCGGCTACGACGCGATCTGCCCCAACCTCTACTTCCGCGAGGCGCCGGGCGCCGCTCCCGACGACGCGGCGGCGGTGGGCAGGGCGAACGGCGGAGTCCCGGACGCACGGCTGATCGGCGACGTCTCCGCCGCGGCGGCCCACCTGCGGGCGCTGCCCACCAGCAACGGCAAGGTCGGCGTCATCGGCTACTGCTCGGGCGGCCGGCAGAGTGTGCTGGCGGCCTGCAACCTGGACCTCGATGCCGCGGTGGACTGCTACGGCGCGTTCGTCACCGGCACCGTGCCGGCGGAGTTCCCGCTGCGGATCACCAACCTGGTCGGCCAGCTGCCCCGGCTCCGCGCTCCGCTGCTCGGGCTGTTCGGCGCCGAGGACACGTACCCCACCCCCGCGCAGGTGGCCGAACTGGGGCAGATCCTGACCGCCAACGGCAAGGACTTCGAGTTCCACAGCTACGAGGGCGCGGGCCACGCCTTCTTCTCGACGAACCGCCCCGCCTACAACGTGGCGGCGGCCAACGACGGCTGGGAACGCATCGCCGCCTTCTACGCCGACCACCTGGGGGCCTGA
- a CDS encoding NAD(P)H-binding protein, with product MAESEKFTLVIGATGTTGSRVAARLATEGRRVRAAGRRATPVAGAVPVRFDWDDPTSFEDALDGADRVYLIPPLGAPDPAAVMLPFLRQARTAGVHRAVLLSSSAIPAGGPAVGQVHEALPGLFSEWAVLRPSWFMQNFTGDHAHARTIRADGTIRTAAGEGRVGFVDADDIAAVAVHALTAAQAPNTDLIITGPQALSYDDIAAVLTRATGRTVTHERLTYEQMHDRLAADMPAGFAAMLAGMDRSIAEGAEDRTTDTVQRLTGRAPRSFRAFAERELDRIRG from the coding sequence ATGGCCGAGTCGGAGAAGTTCACCCTGGTCATCGGTGCCACCGGCACCACCGGCAGCCGCGTCGCCGCCCGGCTGGCCACCGAAGGGCGGCGCGTTCGGGCCGCCGGCCGCCGCGCCACCCCCGTGGCCGGGGCCGTTCCCGTGCGGTTCGACTGGGACGACCCCACCTCCTTCGAAGACGCGCTCGACGGCGCGGACCGGGTCTATCTCATCCCGCCGCTCGGCGCTCCCGATCCGGCAGCCGTCATGCTGCCCTTTCTCCGGCAGGCCCGCACCGCGGGCGTCCACCGGGCGGTCCTGCTCAGCTCGTCGGCGATCCCCGCCGGCGGCCCCGCCGTGGGGCAGGTGCACGAGGCCCTGCCCGGCCTGTTCTCCGAGTGGGCGGTCCTGCGGCCCTCGTGGTTCATGCAGAACTTCACCGGCGACCACGCGCACGCCCGGACCATCAGAGCGGACGGCACCATCCGAACAGCGGCCGGTGAGGGGCGCGTCGGGTTCGTCGACGCCGACGACATCGCCGCCGTCGCCGTGCACGCACTGACCGCGGCACAGGCCCCGAACACCGACCTGATCATCACCGGGCCACAGGCGCTGAGTTACGACGACATCGCCGCCGTCCTCACCCGGGCCACCGGCCGCACCGTCACCCATGAGCGGCTGACCTACGAGCAGATGCACGACCGCCTGGCCGCCGACATGCCCGCCGGGTTCGCCGCGATGCTCGCCGGCATGGACCGCTCCATCGCCGAAGGCGCCGAGGACCGCACCACCGACACCGTCCAGCGCCTCACGGGCCGCGCCCCGCGCAGCTTCCGCGCTTTCGCGGAACGGGAGTTGGACCGGATCCGGGGCTGA
- a CDS encoding DUF6295 family protein, whose protein sequence is MCTYTTVKDSVDGSAKGPNGSWFHVTDVTVYFDHPVHAMAEHTLNIDFADPAKGPSARVALELTADSGRRLIAALQEALAAVPAELAV, encoded by the coding sequence ATGTGCACCTACACCACCGTCAAGGACTCCGTCGACGGCAGCGCCAAGGGCCCGAACGGCTCCTGGTTCCATGTCACCGATGTGACGGTGTACTTCGACCACCCCGTGCACGCCATGGCCGAGCACACCCTCAACATCGACTTCGCGGACCCCGCCAAGGGCCCCTCGGCACGCGTCGCCCTCGAACTGACCGCGGATTCCGGCCGCCGCCTGATCGCCGCCCTCCAGGAAGCCCTGGCGGCGGTTCCGGCCGAGCTGGCGGTCTGA
- a CDS encoding MarR family transcriptional regulator, translating into MIQSDAARIAADLRACLGPMVRRLRQVKPDGELTLSQTSVLVRLGREGPAAAAELAAGEGIRPQSMSTIIAGLQERGLVDRAPDPDDGRRIVLSLTDAGREGLLGAHKERARRLTRAISEELTPAERAQLAAAIPLLERIARSV; encoded by the coding sequence ATGATCCAGAGTGACGCGGCACGCATCGCGGCGGACCTGCGCGCCTGTCTGGGGCCGATGGTTCGCAGACTGCGGCAGGTGAAGCCGGACGGCGAACTGACGCTGTCGCAGACCTCGGTACTGGTGCGGCTCGGCCGTGAAGGCCCGGCCGCGGCGGCCGAACTCGCCGCGGGCGAGGGCATCCGCCCGCAGTCGATGTCCACGATCATCGCCGGGCTGCAGGAGCGTGGACTGGTGGACCGGGCCCCGGACCCGGACGACGGCCGCCGGATCGTGCTCTCGCTCACCGATGCGGGACGGGAAGGCCTGTTGGGGGCCCACAAGGAACGCGCCCGGCGGCTGACCCGGGCCATCTCCGAGGAACTGACGCCCGCCGAGCGGGCACAACTGGCCGCCGCCATCCCGCTGCTCGAACGGATCGCCCGCAGCGTCTGA
- a CDS encoding DUF805 domain-containing protein, producing MHYYFDVLKKYAVFGGRARCREYWMFTLFSTVIGVALAIIDFAVGSQPWIELVYAVPTFLPTLGVTVRRLHDSGRRGWWVLIGLIPFAGFICLLVMLSADSEQRTNAHGPNPKAVPVEDAHFA from the coding sequence ATGCACTACTACTTCGATGTACTCAAGAAATACGCGGTATTCGGCGGGCGCGCACGGTGCCGGGAATACTGGATGTTCACCCTGTTCAGCACCGTCATCGGCGTCGCTCTGGCAATCATCGACTTCGCGGTCGGATCGCAGCCGTGGATCGAATTGGTGTACGCCGTTCCCACGTTCCTCCCCACGTTGGGAGTCACCGTCCGCCGGCTGCACGACAGTGGGCGCCGAGGCTGGTGGGTGCTCATCGGGCTCATCCCGTTCGCGGGCTTCATCTGCCTGCTGGTGATGCTGAGCGCCGACAGTGAGCAGCGGACGAACGCGCACGGCCCGAACCCCAAGGCCGTCCCGGTGGAGGACGCCCACTTCGCCTGA
- a CDS encoding 3' terminal RNA ribose 2'-O-methyltransferase Hen1, which produces MFLTISLTGNDERPATDLGFLLHKHPEKAQAFSTSYGDAHVFYPEASAQICTAALLLEVDPVALVRRAKGQGKDRGGAPDAALAQYVNDRPYAASSLLAVALRTVFSSALRGECRTHPERAAAPLPLRIEVPVLPARGGAGLVRALFEPLGWTVGAEPIALDPQFPEWGDSRYVRLTLEGELRLSDALRHLYVLLPVLDDSKHYWISPDEVDKLLRFGEGWLENHPEQQLIASRYLSRRWALTRQAMERLELARLADADDIEVEEIDNAVDETTDTEEKPAPLAAQRRDAILGALRSAGAARVLDLGCGQGQLVGELLKDVRFTEIVGVDVSVRALHTASRRLRLEQMGEHRAARVKLLQGSLTYTDTRLKGYDAAVLSEVIEHLDLPRLPALEYAVFGAARPGTVVVTTPNSEYNVRWETLPAGHVRHADHRFEWTRAEFREWADRVARRHGYDVVYVPVGPDDPEVGPPTQLAAFTLQQITQTARTPKEESAA; this is translated from the coding sequence GTGTTCCTGACGATATCTCTCACCGGCAACGACGAGCGTCCCGCAACGGACCTCGGCTTCCTGCTGCACAAGCACCCGGAGAAGGCCCAGGCCTTCTCGACCTCCTACGGCGACGCGCACGTCTTCTACCCCGAGGCGTCCGCACAGATCTGCACGGCCGCGCTCCTGCTGGAGGTGGATCCGGTGGCGCTGGTGCGTCGCGCCAAGGGCCAGGGCAAGGACCGGGGCGGGGCGCCCGACGCCGCGCTCGCGCAGTATGTGAACGACCGGCCGTACGCGGCCTCGTCGCTGCTGGCCGTCGCGCTGCGCACGGTGTTCTCCAGCGCCCTGCGCGGAGAGTGCCGCACGCACCCCGAGCGCGCCGCGGCCCCGCTGCCGCTGCGGATCGAGGTGCCGGTGCTGCCCGCCCGCGGTGGCGCCGGCCTGGTGCGGGCGCTGTTCGAGCCGCTGGGCTGGACCGTCGGAGCCGAACCCATCGCGCTGGACCCGCAGTTCCCCGAGTGGGGCGACTCGCGGTACGTGCGGCTGACGCTGGAGGGCGAGCTGCGGCTGTCGGACGCGCTGCGGCACCTGTATGTCCTGCTGCCGGTCCTGGACGACTCCAAGCACTACTGGATCTCGCCCGACGAGGTCGACAAGCTGCTGCGCTTCGGTGAGGGCTGGCTGGAGAACCACCCCGAGCAGCAGCTGATCGCCAGCCGCTATCTGTCCCGCCGCTGGGCCCTGACGCGCCAGGCCATGGAGCGCCTGGAGCTCGCCCGGCTCGCGGACGCCGACGACATCGAGGTCGAGGAGATCGACAACGCCGTCGACGAGACCACCGACACCGAGGAGAAGCCGGCGCCGCTGGCCGCCCAGCGGCGCGACGCGATCCTCGGAGCGCTGCGCTCCGCGGGCGCGGCCCGGGTACTCGACCTCGGCTGCGGGCAGGGTCAGCTGGTCGGCGAGCTGCTGAAGGACGTCCGCTTCACCGAGATCGTCGGTGTCGACGTATCGGTGCGGGCGCTGCACACGGCTTCCCGCCGGCTGCGTCTGGAGCAGATGGGAGAACACCGGGCCGCCCGCGTCAAGCTGCTGCAGGGCTCACTGACGTACACCGACACCCGGCTCAAGGGCTATGACGCCGCTGTGCTCAGCGAGGTGATCGAACACCTCGACCTGCCGCGGCTGCCGGCCCTGGAGTACGCCGTCTTCGGCGCCGCCCGGCCCGGAACCGTCGTCGTCACGACGCCGAACTCCGAGTACAACGTGCGTTGGGAGACGCTGCCCGCGGGACACGTCCGGCACGCGGACCACCGGTTCGAGTGGACGCGCGCGGAGTTCCGCGAGTGGGCGGACCGCGTCGCACGGCGGCACGGGTACGACGTGGTGTACGTCCCGGTGGGACCCGACGACCCCGAGGTCGGCCCGCCGACGCAGCTGGCGGCCTTCACCCTCCAGCAGATCACTCAGACCGCTCGGACCCCGAAGGAGGAGTCGGCCGCATGA
- a CDS encoding polynucleotide kinase-phosphatase, with protein MTSKRTLPVTDLSLVVLIGATGSGKSTFAARHFKPTEILSSDFCRGLVSDDENDQSSSRDAFEVLHYIAGKRLAAGRLTVIDATSVQSESRKQLIGLARQYDVLPIAIVLDVPEQICAERNAARPDRAGMPKHVVQRHQRELRRSLRGLEREGFRKVHVLRGTEEIDDAEIVLERRYNDLRHLSGPFDIIGDIHGCRSELETLLTKLGYALERDAAGRPVGAVHPLGRTAVFVGDLVDRGPDSPGVLRLVMGMVAAGSALCVPGNHENKLGRYLKGRNVQHTHGLAETIEQLEETAGEEPEFGARALEFIESLVSHYVLDEGKLVVCHAGLPEKYHGRTSGRVRSHALYGDTTGETDEFGLPVRYPWAEDYRGRATVVYGHTPVPDTSWINNTICLDTGAVFGGKMTALRWPERELVDVPAERVWYEPVKPLVTETPGGQDGRPLDLADVAGRRAVETSQHGRVAVREENAAAALEVMSRFAVDPRLLAYLPPTMSPCATSREEGYLEHPHEAFAAYREDGVRQVVCEEKHMGSRAVALVCRDAEVARARFGITEPGVSGALHTRTGRPFFDDPAVTEQILARLREAVTTAGLWDELETDWLLLDAELMPWSLKASGLLRRQYAAVGAASGAVFPGAIAALEAASARGTAVSDLLARQRSRAADAAAFTDAYRRYCWPTEGLDGVRLAPFQILAAQGRSLAALPHDEQLTLIDRLVSNDPTGLLQATRRLIVDTADEQSVAAGTEWWLELTGAGGEGMVVKPLQALVRGENGRLVQPGIKCRGREYLRIIYGPEYTRPDNLTKLRSRFLGHKRSLALREYALGLEALDRLSAGEPLWRVHEAVFAVLALESEPVDPRL; from the coding sequence ATGACCAGCAAGCGCACACTTCCCGTGACCGACCTGTCCCTCGTGGTCCTCATCGGAGCCACCGGCTCCGGCAAGTCGACGTTCGCGGCCCGTCACTTCAAGCCCACCGAGATCCTGTCCTCCGACTTCTGCCGCGGCCTGGTCAGCGACGACGAGAACGACCAGAGTTCCAGCCGTGACGCCTTCGAGGTGCTGCACTACATCGCGGGCAAGCGGCTCGCCGCCGGACGTCTGACCGTCATCGACGCGACCAGCGTGCAGAGCGAGAGCCGCAAGCAGCTCATCGGCCTGGCACGCCAGTACGACGTACTGCCGATCGCCATCGTCCTCGACGTGCCCGAGCAGATCTGCGCCGAGCGCAACGCCGCGCGCCCCGACCGGGCCGGCATGCCCAAGCACGTGGTCCAGCGCCACCAGCGCGAACTGCGCCGCTCCCTGCGCGGGCTGGAGCGTGAGGGCTTCCGCAAGGTACATGTCCTGCGCGGTACCGAGGAGATCGACGACGCCGAGATCGTCCTGGAGCGCCGGTACAACGACCTGCGGCACCTGAGCGGGCCGTTCGACATCATCGGTGACATCCACGGCTGCCGTTCCGAGCTGGAGACGCTGCTCACCAAGCTCGGCTACGCCCTGGAACGGGACGCGGCGGGCCGGCCGGTGGGCGCCGTGCACCCGCTAGGGCGCACCGCCGTGTTCGTCGGCGACCTCGTCGACCGCGGTCCCGACAGCCCCGGCGTGCTGCGCCTCGTCATGGGCATGGTCGCCGCCGGTTCGGCGCTGTGTGTGCCGGGCAACCACGAGAACAAGCTCGGCCGCTACCTCAAGGGCCGCAACGTGCAGCACACGCACGGGCTCGCCGAGACCATCGAGCAGCTGGAGGAGACCGCCGGGGAGGAGCCGGAGTTCGGCGCCCGCGCGCTGGAGTTCATCGAGTCGCTCGTCAGCCACTACGTGCTCGACGAGGGCAAGCTCGTGGTCTGCCACGCCGGTCTGCCGGAGAAGTACCACGGCCGTACCTCCGGCCGGGTCCGCTCGCACGCGCTCTACGGTGACACCACGGGCGAGACCGACGAGTTCGGCCTGCCCGTCCGCTACCCGTGGGCCGAGGACTACCGGGGCCGCGCCACCGTCGTCTACGGGCACACGCCCGTCCCCGACACGTCGTGGATCAACAACACCATCTGCCTCGACACCGGCGCGGTGTTCGGCGGGAAGATGACCGCGCTGCGCTGGCCCGAGCGCGAACTCGTCGACGTTCCGGCCGAGCGCGTCTGGTACGAGCCGGTGAAGCCGCTCGTCACCGAGACACCGGGCGGCCAGGACGGCCGGCCGCTGGACCTCGCCGACGTGGCGGGCCGTCGCGCGGTCGAGACGTCGCAGCACGGCAGGGTCGCGGTCCGCGAGGAGAACGCGGCCGCCGCGCTGGAGGTCATGAGCCGGTTCGCGGTCGACCCGCGGCTGCTCGCCTACCTGCCGCCGACGATGTCGCCGTGCGCGACCTCGCGGGAGGAAGGGTATCTGGAGCACCCGCACGAGGCCTTCGCGGCCTACCGCGAAGACGGTGTACGCCAGGTGGTGTGCGAGGAGAAGCACATGGGCTCGCGCGCGGTGGCGCTGGTCTGCCGTGACGCGGAGGTGGCGCGGGCACGCTTCGGGATCACCGAACCGGGGGTGAGCGGCGCGCTGCACACCCGCACCGGGCGTCCGTTCTTCGACGACCCGGCGGTCACCGAGCAGATCCTGGCCCGGCTACGGGAAGCCGTCACGACCGCCGGGCTGTGGGACGAGCTGGAGACGGACTGGCTGCTGCTCGACGCCGAGTTGATGCCGTGGTCGCTGAAGGCGTCCGGTCTGCTGCGCCGGCAGTACGCCGCCGTGGGCGCCGCGTCGGGCGCGGTGTTCCCGGGCGCGATCGCCGCCCTGGAGGCCGCGTCGGCACGTGGCACCGCGGTGTCGGACCTGCTCGCGCGCCAGCGCAGCCGGGCCGCCGACGCCGCCGCGTTCACCGACGCGTACCGGCGCTACTGCTGGCCGACCGAGGGCCTGGACGGGGTGCGCCTCGCGCCCTTCCAGATCCTGGCCGCCCAGGGCCGCAGCCTCGCCGCGCTCCCGCACGACGAACAGCTCACCCTGATCGACCGTCTGGTCTCCAACGACCCGACGGGACTGCTGCAGGCGACCCGCCGGCTCATCGTCGACACCGCCGACGAGCAGTCGGTCGCGGCGGGTACCGAGTGGTGGCTGGAGCTGACCGGCGCCGGCGGCGAGGGCATGGTCGTCAAGCCGCTCCAGGCTCTGGTGCGCGGTGAGAACGGGCGCCTCGTCCAGCCCGGCATCAAGTGCCGGGGCCGCGAGTACCTGCGGATCATCTACGGTCCCGAGTACACCCGCCCGGACAACCTCACCAAACTGCGCTCCCGCTTCCTGGGCCACAAGCGCTCGCTCGCGCTGCGCGAGTACGCGCTCGGCCTGGAGGCCCTGGACCGGCTGTCGGCGGGCGAACCGCTGTGGCGCGTCCACGAAGCGGTCTTCGCGGTCCTGGCCCTGGAGTCCGAACCGGTCGACCCGAGACTGTGA
- a CDS encoding nuclear transport factor 2 family protein, whose translation MSVTTAPADLFRHGLQLLLDKDITAWTDLWDEDGVLEFPFAPDGWPKRLEGKAAVTQYMSGYPDHIDLHDFPSVEIHQTVAPETIVVEMRGVGRLVETDSPFDMTYIAVVTVRNGLITGYRDYWNPLAVQNPAAHFAGSN comes from the coding sequence ATGAGCGTGACCACCGCACCGGCGGACCTCTTCCGCCACGGACTGCAGCTGCTGCTGGACAAGGACATCACCGCCTGGACCGACCTGTGGGACGAGGACGGAGTCCTCGAGTTCCCCTTCGCCCCGGACGGCTGGCCGAAGCGCCTGGAGGGCAAGGCGGCCGTCACCCAGTACATGAGCGGCTACCCCGACCACATAGACCTGCACGACTTCCCCTCCGTGGAGATCCACCAGACCGTCGCCCCGGAGACCATCGTGGTCGAAATGCGCGGTGTAGGACGCCTGGTGGAGACCGACAGCCCCTTCGACATGACCTACATCGCCGTGGTCACCGTCAGGAACGGGCTCATCACCGGCTACCGCGACTACTGGAACCCGCTCGCCGTCCAGAACCCCGCCGCCCACTTCGCCGGGAGCAACTGA
- a CDS encoding VOC family protein has translation MLRIGSIVLGVSNVPRAAAFWREALGYVPREEAEHDWVVLVPAEGTGAQLSLGLSGTPVQDQPRIHLDLYAGDAADQAAEVERLVALGAERVDWDSYPDDADFIVLADPEGNRFCVIDTTHG, from the coding sequence ATGCTGAGAATCGGCTCCATCGTGCTGGGTGTCTCGAACGTGCCGCGCGCGGCGGCCTTCTGGAGGGAGGCCCTGGGATACGTACCGCGCGAGGAGGCCGAGCACGACTGGGTGGTCCTGGTACCGGCGGAAGGCACCGGGGCACAGCTGTCCCTCGGCCTCAGCGGGACACCGGTCCAGGACCAGCCGCGTATCCATCTCGACCTCTACGCCGGCGACGCGGCCGACCAGGCCGCCGAGGTCGAGCGGCTGGTCGCGCTCGGCGCCGAACGCGTCGACTGGGACTCCTATCCGGATGACGCGGACTTCATCGTGCTCGCCGATCCGGAAGGCAACCGCTTCTGCGTCATCGACACCACGCACGGCTGA
- a CDS encoding serine hydrolase domain-containing protein: MTNLHDILQAHVSEGPLPGAVGLVARGDQVEVRVVGSADADGTSPMARDSIFRIASITKPVIAAAVMMLVDDGRIALDDPVGQWLPELAAPTVVRTPAGPVDDVVPAVRAITVADLLTFRAGYGFPSDFSLPAVGLLFSELKQGPPQPQHTAPPDAWMATLAGIPLLHQPGEAWLYNTCSDILGVLIARVAGRPLHEFLAERLFEPLGMADTGFEVPAGKLDRFTSYYRTDPAGGLQLVDAPDRQWSSPPTFPSGAGGLVSTVDDWHAFARLLLADGTADGRRLLSSASVRRMTTDHLTGPQRDAGRLFLEGQGWGYGGSVDVAAIDPWNVPGRYGWVGGTGTAAHITPSTGAVTILLSQLEMSGPTPPAVMRDFWRYAADA; encoded by the coding sequence ATGACGAACCTGCACGACATCCTGCAAGCGCATGTCAGCGAGGGACCGCTGCCGGGAGCGGTGGGCCTGGTGGCCCGCGGCGACCAGGTGGAGGTGCGGGTCGTCGGTTCCGCCGACGCCGACGGCACCTCGCCGATGGCCAGGGATTCGATCTTCCGGATCGCCTCGATCACCAAACCCGTCATCGCCGCGGCGGTCATGATGCTGGTCGACGACGGCCGGATCGCACTGGACGACCCGGTCGGGCAGTGGCTGCCGGAGCTGGCGGCACCGACGGTCGTCCGTACCCCGGCGGGCCCCGTCGACGACGTGGTCCCGGCGGTCAGAGCGATCACCGTGGCCGATCTGCTCACCTTCCGTGCCGGGTACGGTTTCCCGTCCGACTTCTCGCTGCCCGCGGTCGGCCTGCTGTTCAGCGAACTGAAGCAGGGACCGCCGCAGCCGCAGCACACCGCGCCGCCGGACGCCTGGATGGCGACGCTCGCCGGCATTCCCCTGCTCCACCAGCCGGGCGAGGCCTGGCTGTACAACACCTGCTCCGACATCCTGGGCGTGCTGATCGCCCGGGTGGCGGGCCGTCCGCTGCACGAGTTCCTGGCGGAGCGGCTGTTCGAGCCGCTCGGCATGGCCGACACCGGCTTCGAGGTGCCGGCCGGCAAACTCGACCGGTTCACCAGCTACTACCGAACCGATCCGGCGGGCGGGCTCCAGCTGGTCGACGCCCCCGACCGGCAGTGGAGCAGCCCGCCGACGTTCCCGTCCGGCGCCGGTGGGCTGGTCTCGACCGTCGACGACTGGCACGCCTTCGCCCGGCTGCTGCTCGCCGACGGAACCGCCGACGGCCGCCGGCTTCTGTCGTCCGCATCGGTGCGGCGGATGACCACCGACCACCTCACCGGTCCCCAGCGCGACGCCGGCCGGCTGTTCCTCGAGGGCCAGGGCTGGGGCTACGGCGGCTCCGTCGACGTCGCGGCCATCGACCCGTGGAACGTGCCGGGACGCTACGGCTGGGTCGGCGGCACCGGAACCGCGGCGCACATCACCCCGTCCACCGGCGCCGTCACCATCCTGCTCAGCCAGCTGGAGATGTCCGGCCCGACCCCACCCGCCGTGATGCGCGACTTCTGGCGCTACGCGGCGGACGCCTGA